A stretch of Acetonema longum DSM 6540 DNA encodes these proteins:
- a CDS encoding IreB family regulatory phosphoprotein, giving the protein MAPISDETMMFQVDGAETNEAAKTIVIVYQALKEKGYNPISQLVGYLLSGDPTYITSYNNARTLIRKLERDEILEELVRFYMREK; this is encoded by the coding sequence ATGGCTCCTATCTCTGATGAGACCATGATGTTTCAGGTGGATGGCGCAGAAACCAACGAGGCGGCCAAAACGATCGTCATCGTGTACCAGGCGTTGAAGGAAAAAGGCTATAATCCCATCAGTCAGCTTGTGGGATATCTTTTATCCGGGGATCCTACCTATATCACAAGCTATAACAATGCCCGCACCCTGATTCGCAAACTGGAAAGAGATGAAATCCTGGAAGAATTGGTCCGTTTCTATATGCGAGAAAAATAA